A portion of the Cellulophaga algicola DSM 14237 genome contains these proteins:
- a CDS encoding HYC_CC_PP family protein produces MKKWLVTILSVTMAILLLASTISWRVEKHYCLGHLMDIALFTAAQDCGMNMVFQSDDSSEHLQDSNSCCDDETIITEGQDDLVVHDNDFDLAQQFFIIAYAYSYFNLFGNGLKVSPSFDHYPPPIIVKDIHVLDEVYLI; encoded by the coding sequence ATGAAAAAATGGCTTGTAACTATACTGTCAGTAACTATGGCAATTTTGCTATTGGCTTCTACGATTTCGTGGAGGGTAGAGAAGCATTATTGTTTAGGACATCTTATGGATATTGCCTTATTTACAGCTGCGCAAGATTGTGGTATGAATATGGTTTTTCAATCTGATGACAGTAGTGAGCATCTTCAAGATTCAAATTCTTGTTGCGATGATGAAACAATCATTACAGAAGGACAAGATGATTTAGTAGTTCATGATAATGATTTTGATTTAGCACAGCAATTCTTTATCATCGCATACGCCTATTCTTATTTTAATTTATTTGGCAATGGATTAAAAGTGTCACCTTCTTTTGATCACTATCCTCCGCCAATTATCGTCAAAGATATACACGTACTAGACGAGGTTTATTTAATTTGA
- a CDS encoding GAF domain-containing protein yields the protein MFKTLTPQITTITNSAELTTDARLQQICELLKENIPHYDWVGFYFKNGDKNELKLGPYAGAPTDHIIIPFGKGICGQVAVSNENFIVPDVKAQDNYIACSITVKAEIVIPLFVNGENIGQIDIDSNTPDPFTKDDEHFLEFINAEVAKIL from the coding sequence ATGTTCAAGACATTAACTCCACAAATAACAACGATTACCAATAGCGCCGAGCTTACAACTGATGCTAGGCTACAACAAATTTGCGAATTACTTAAAGAGAACATTCCTCATTATGACTGGGTAGGATTCTATTTTAAAAACGGAGATAAAAACGAGTTAAAATTAGGGCCATACGCAGGGGCGCCTACAGACCATATCATTATTCCTTTTGGAAAAGGCATTTGCGGCCAAGTAGCTGTAAGCAATGAAAACTTTATAGTTCCAGACGTTAAAGCCCAAGATAATTATATTGCTTGTAGCATTACCGTAAAAGCAGAAATTGTAATTCCTCTATTTGTAAATGGCGAAAACATTGGTCAAATAGATATTGATTCTAACACTCCTGATCCTTTCACAAAGGATGATGAGCACTTTTTAGAGTTCATAAATGCTGAAGTTGCTAAAATTCTTTAA
- the purH gene encoding bifunctional phosphoribosylaminoimidazolecarboxamide formyltransferase/IMP cyclohydrolase — protein MSTTKKATSALISVFHKDGLAPIVKKFQELGITIYSTGGTEKFVRDLGIDVVPVEDVTSYPSILGGRVKTLHPKVFGGILNRQDNENDQKQLAEFEIPQIDIVIVDLYPFEKTVASGASEQDIIEKIDIGGISLIRAAAKNFKDVLCVSSMEDYAEVLALISANEGTTTLEDRKRFAGKSFNVSSHYDTAIFNYFNKDAQETVLKISETNGQVLRYGENPHQKGFFFGDFDAMFNKLHGKELSYNNLLDVDAAVNLMGEFKNDEPTFAILKHNNACGLASRSSLHQAYVDALAGDPVSAFGGVLISNKEIDKATAEEIHKLFCEVVIAPSYAADALEILKGKKNRIILIQNEIELPQTTVRTCLNGVLVQGKDLITDAEADLKTATKTAPTAQEVEDLIFASKLCKHTKSNTIVLAKNKQLFASGTGQTSRVDALNQAIHKANTFNFDLKGAVMASDAFFPFPDCVEIAGNSGISSVIQPGGSIKDELSVDYCNSNGISMVMTGTRHFKH, from the coding sequence ATGAGCACCACCAAAAAAGCTACATCAGCATTAATTTCAGTATTTCACAAAGATGGCTTAGCGCCAATTGTTAAAAAATTTCAAGAACTAGGTATTACCATATATTCTACTGGTGGTACAGAAAAATTTGTTCGTGATTTAGGCATAGATGTAGTCCCTGTTGAAGATGTAACTAGTTACCCTTCTATTTTAGGTGGCCGTGTAAAAACATTACACCCAAAAGTATTTGGAGGTATCTTGAATCGTCAAGACAATGAAAATGACCAAAAACAATTGGCTGAATTTGAAATTCCGCAAATAGATATTGTTATTGTTGATTTATATCCTTTTGAAAAAACAGTAGCTAGTGGTGCATCAGAGCAAGATATTATAGAAAAAATTGATATAGGTGGTATTTCTTTAATTCGTGCAGCTGCTAAAAATTTCAAGGATGTACTTTGTGTTTCTTCTATGGAAGATTATGCTGAAGTTTTAGCGTTGATTTCTGCAAATGAGGGTACAACAACACTTGAAGATCGTAAGCGTTTTGCAGGTAAATCTTTCAATGTTTCTTCTCATTATGACACAGCAATTTTTAACTATTTTAATAAAGACGCGCAAGAAACTGTTTTAAAAATTAGCGAAACTAATGGTCAGGTTTTACGTTACGGCGAAAACCCACACCAAAAAGGCTTTTTCTTTGGAGATTTTGATGCAATGTTTAACAAACTTCATGGAAAAGAATTATCATACAACAATCTTCTAGATGTTGATGCTGCTGTGAATTTAATGGGAGAGTTTAAAAATGACGAACCTACATTTGCTATCTTAAAACACAATAATGCGTGTGGTTTAGCCTCAAGAAGCAGCTTACACCAAGCCTATGTAGATGCCTTAGCAGGAGATCCTGTCTCTGCATTTGGAGGAGTCTTGATTAGTAACAAAGAAATTGATAAGGCTACAGCCGAAGAAATTCATAAACTATTTTGCGAAGTTGTTATTGCTCCTAGCTATGCTGCCGATGCTTTAGAAATTTTAAAAGGAAAGAAAAACAGAATTATTCTAATTCAAAACGAAATAGAATTGCCGCAAACTACAGTTCGCACCTGTTTAAATGGTGTTTTAGTTCAAGGTAAAGATCTTATTACAGATGCTGAGGCCGATTTAAAAACAGCTACCAAAACAGCCCCAACTGCACAAGAAGTTGAAGATTTAATATTTGCTTCAAAATTATGTAAGCATACAAAATCGAATACTATCGTTCTTGCTAAAAACAAACAATTATTTGCTAGCGGAACAGGACAAACATCAAGAGTTGATGCCCTTAACCAAGCGATACATAAAGCAAACACATTTAATTTTGATTTGAAAGGTGCCGTTATGGCGAGTGATGCATTTTTTCCTTTCCCTGATTGTGTTGAAATTGCGGGCAACAGCGGAATTTCAAGTGTAATTCAGCCTGGAGGGTCAATAAAAGACGAATTAAGCGTAGATTACTGTAATTCTAATGGAATTTCTATGGTAATGACCGGTACACGTCATTTTAAACATTAA